Below is a genomic region from Fulvia fulva chromosome 5, complete sequence.
GCTCATATTCGCTTATGGGTCGATCTAGGCGACATCGCTGCCGGCATGGCCGATCGATACAGCCCGCGATCTACGCAGATTGACCCTCGATGACTCCTACCGAACACGGCAGTTTCCAAGATGACGAGTCCGCAGCAATCTATGTTATCGATCGGAGAGGCGTTGTCATGGGTTTGATATTGATGTGCGACGTTGTCCATCAGAAAGTTCTACATATGAAGAGCCTGGAGGAGCTTAGTCGGGTCGTGCGCGTGATCTTTGCTGACGCTTGATACTGCACTTGTGACGCAAGGCTCGCGCTACAGATCTCGGTCTAAGGACGAGGGTATCTGGCATAGAAGTCAGTACGATATGATGTCGGGTATTGCACCCAGCGCGCCGAACCGACGACTTGCTGCTTTGAAATGCACATCCACACGAGGTATGGAGCCCTGGCATGCATCTACGAAGCTATGACCGAGATGCTGCCATCGTTGCACGAGCGGCTGCCACCATCGAGACCGGGGCTTTTGCTTATTTGGGGGCATAACTGGTTCCAGTGATGTCGAGCCACCACGGATATCGACATAGTTCAGTTGGCCATCTCATGGACTAGATACAGTGACCATGATGTGCCAGATGTTTCGGCCGAGATGGTTATGATCGATGCGTCATGGATACAAACGGAAAGGTGATGCGATGCCACATGGCTCCAGACGTACGTCAAGAGTGTCGTGGTTGTTTCAAGATGCCGCGATGTACAACGCTATGGTTCGTTCCGACGCACCTCGTGTGCATGTGGTCACCATCCGGTGGGTGTATTGCATCTTCATTCGCTCTCCAGTATAGCCAGCTCTCGGTCGTTTGGCTGCAATAGTCTGGCTGGGGCAGAGGCGTGTGCTCGATCGGCATACGTGATACTGGTCGCTGGGGCGTACAAGTGTCGGTAATCATTGGCTTGAGTGACGCGGCCGCATAGTGTTGCATATATATGTCTTGTCGTCACAGGCGACTCTTGGAAGATGGAGTCCACGCCGATGAGCGATGATACTCAACATGATGCAGTAGAATGAAAAGGGTACCGGTGTTTAGTTCTATAGGACAATTAGACTTCCTGAATCTGGTAGTCTGGAGGACCAATCGCATCTCGTCCATATCATAGTTCGATCCTTCTGAGGTTGTCGATGTATCATGCGGCCGTCTGTCAATAAGCTTTGGCGCCGCTGGCCGGTTCGTGTCTTCCATCACTTAAGCTGTTGCCTAGAGCTGCTAGCGCGGTCAAGTAGTGCATTGATCATTGGTGACCTGGGAATTCACGCACAGTAACGGACACGCGCGCTAATGCATCTTGTTCTTAGATCCGCTAGGTGCGTGGGAAAAGTGGCAGATGGATCAAATGGTCTCATTCAAATCGACTGACCGAAGCTCCCACCCACCATCCCCGTGAACACCATACCTATATCCTCACCGCCCTCATCCCCCTCTCAAGCTCCCCCACCTCCACCTCCACCCCAACACCCTCACACCCCCCCCCCTCCGCATCAAACCTCACCCCCACCATCTCCCTCGCCACCCACTCCGCCGTCCTCGCATGTAGACTCAACTCATCCACATCCTCAATCCGACTCCTCTCCTTCGCAAGAGCCTGGAATACAACCAGCTGATCACGCATATTTTCGTCAACTTTCGTGCCACCCTCCCATCTCGATTGGAGCTCGGCGGTCACGCGATCTACCATTTCCCTGATGGCGCGGGAATGGTTGGTGATTTTTTTGAAGTAGAGGTGGTCTGCTCCGAGGGTGTAGGGGGTTGATGACGTGGAGGGGGTGGAGGAGGAGGGTGTAGGTGATGGTGGTGTGGGGATTGTGGGGATTAGGATGAGGTAGAGGCGCTTTTCGTGTTGGCTGTCTTCGCAGGAGATTTCTGTGGCTGGATCGTCCGGCCAAGGCGATTTCTGGGATTTTAGTCTCCAGCTGAAGTAGGCTTTGAATTCGTCGTGGCAGTGGGTTGGTCCCAGGAAGATTGCTCGTAAATGCGAGAATGGCTGCAAACTTCCGGCTGTATCTGGCAGGCCGAAGCTGAATGCCGGCAAGACCATTTCCTCTCGCGGCTGTATTTCCAGAATGTAAGATCCGATACTAGATCCGCCGTGGCTCCTGCCTCGCTTCTGCAGCTCGATGGTCATCGGAGGGAATCCAATACTCTGTAGAGTGGGCAAGAGGACATATTTGATATACTCAAACGAAGGCGAGCCAGAAACATTGGTGCCTCCTGACACGGTCAGCTGGATCGGATCTTGGGTAGGAAGCTTGGTGAAGAGGATAAATGGCAATATCGCCTGTAGCGCCTGACCAGTACTTCCAGCAGTACCAATGTCAAGTTCACACTGATAGATGGATCGACCGTAGATGGAGTTTTTCTTGAAGGCAGGCGAAAGTCCAGTGCGCTCTGCGTCCGGCCGGAAGAGCAACGTCTTGCTGCCCTTTTCAGCGCCTTCCACATGTGCATTGCAAGCATGTGACAGCCATTTCACGCATGCCAGGTGCTGTGCCTTGAGACCACGTCCGCCGGAGCGATTGCCGCGAATATTGTCAATTTGGACGGCCTTTCCAGTTAGTGCGGATAGACACAGCGCTATTCGGATTAGTTGAGCACCGCCTTCGAGAGTCCGGCCATCTAGTTCGATAGGCCCCATGGTGCTGGTATGTTAGGGCGGCAACCTGTGTGGATTGGCGTGATGTGGACTTGGGAAGGCTATACTGTGAAGTGGCGAACGCAAGGTCGTTGCTGTTGCTTACCAGTATTTGAAGCCTGCTTCACGGAGTACGATCTGAGAGGTGTGGAATCGAGCGTGGTAGAAGGTGAAATTTGTGAACTCATCTTGGTTCTGCACAAGTGCAGTGAATGCTCCCGCTCACCTGTGACTCACCGAACGAGGCGCAGTCTCAGCTTTCGAAGCGGTGTCTCGTTGGAGAGTCTTACCATCATTCTTCATCATCTTCATGCTGATATGCATGCTGAGCAAGTAGAGCATGATATTGAAAGTAGCTCGATCAACCAAAGCGGTGCGAACATCCACTCGGCTTTGCTGCAAACCAGAGTTTCGAAGTGTTGGTCACAATGCTGTGCTCTCGCTTCTGCGACCAGCCATTTCCGGTGCTGGCGAAGTCCGAAACCTGCTGGGAAACGAGATGGAAACGTACGTCATGCATAATTACGACGGAGGAGGGTGGCTCGCTTGGGCGCCGACGTTCAGCCGGCGCCTCGTGCAGCGCGAGCACATGCTGGGAGCGACCCTGTTCGCGGAGGGTGTCACTGGGTGTTTTCGAGCCCGCTGCCCAAGCAAAAAGGGAAACAGACGGGAGGAGTAGAGACAGAGTGCCGCAACGGATCGGACCATGTTCCATCGGGTGCCAGGCTGCCCGCGACGTCTTGGGGGTGATAGAGTTTTGTGTAGGCGTTGGCTCGTTGCAGCGTCAGCATCGCAGACTGGCATGACCCGGTCACAATTGGAGTGCCGGTGCCGGTGCCGGTGCCGGTGTCGCTGTCGGTGTCGGTGTCGCTGTCGCTGCCCAGTCGCCGTGGCTGCCGTATCCACCCGGGCGGTGGATGCACGACTTGGTGCCCAGATTGATCCAAAGCTTGCGTCACCGCACATGGAACACGATGTATCATGCGGCATGGACGCAGAGTGCAGAGTTCAGGCGTGGGTGAGAGCTTCGTCGAGACCTGCCTGCATTGCAATGATTGCATGTACTTTGCTGAGGGATCCTTGACCACACCACATCGCACGGGCTGGACGTCAGAACCTGCTGCTCACGACGGACCGCGGCACACAGCACCCGCTCATCATCACGCACATGAAGAAGTCTGTGTAGCCCGACCGAACGCTGCAACGCGGTTTCTGTCGCATCGAAGGCCTCTGTTTGCGCTTGCCTTCGCTTGGAGCATTTACTTGCACTTCAGCGTCGCTTTTGGTGCTTTCCGGCCCTGTGGTCAAGACTACTGCCGCCCGCCTGACACACACGCCCATCTTGGAAGCAGCACGCTGGCTGAGCTGCTGCCACACGACACACACGAGCCCATCTCCTGCTGAACCGTGGCCAACAGATCTGCTCCAACTCAATCACATCTCCATCCGAACATCACCGCACACCACACTCTTTGCTTCCATCTTATCCGGCATCAGCTGACTTGCAACAATGTCACGACATCCACGAGACCGAGACCGGGAATATCGAGTGGCTGACCGCTACGAAGAGAGAGAAAGCGACTTCTACCGCCGACCACGACATGAACGAGACTATGACGACCTAGAAGTAGACATGACCCGGTCGAGCTACCCTGAGCCGCAACGAGACTCACGAAGAGCAGAAACGGTGGTGAAGGAGAGAGACACGGTCGTGAGCGATCGCCGCACTGAGCGCGGCCCACGGGTACCAGACTTCCTGCGAGAAGACTATGCCAAGCAATCTAACGCTGGCCAGCTGGTCGTGCGACGAGATGACAGCAGCGAGGACGACTACGTCAGTCGTGCGCCGTCCAGACGATCTCGTGCTCCGACTGAACGACCAGCCGAGAAGGAAGAGATCATGTTCAGAGAAGAACGATCAGCAGCACCTTTGCCGTACCCGCGCAGCCAGAAGAGTGAAGTCCATTACAAGGACGACGAAGAGAAAAGTATAGTCTACAGGGAGCGCCCTCGGTCCAGGGCGCCACCACGTGAGGAACGAGACGAGATCGACATCAAGATCCATCGTGAGGAGAGTCGCGCACCTCCTCCACCACGAAGTGAGGCGCCAGTTGAGGAGATTCGCTTCAGGCGTGGCGGAGGAGATCGACCCGCCCCACCAAGGAGCACAGTCGAGAAGACTGAGATCGACATCACCGAGCGTGAGAGAAGTGCAGCGCCACCTCCATCTCGAGCTCGCACGGTCATCGATCGAGAGGAAGTTGACATTCGCGAATCACCACGGTCGCCAGCTCCGCCGCCACTACGCAAAGTCGAGCGGGAGGAATTTGAGTTCCGTGAGCGAGAAGTGCGGTCACCGCCTGGTCGCGGCCGAGACTTCTCTAGGGAAGAGATTGACATCAACATTCGCGAGCAGAGCAGAGGTCCAGCTCCTCGCCACAGGTCACAAAGTCGGGGAGTCTTGGTTGGCAGGAAGTCAGAAGAGTGGATCGTGCGTAGACCGCGAACGCCGCCTCCACGAGAGTACGAAAAAGAAGAGATTATTATCAGACGAAAGGAGCGAACCCCATCACCTTCGCCACCTCCTCCACCGCCGACTTACGAGAAGGAGGAAATTATCATTCGACGCAAGGCGAGGACTCCTACACCAGAGCCGCCACCACGTGAGCCAACTCCAGAACCCGAGCCAGAACCTTCACCTCCTCCACCGCCTGCGCTTGAGCCAATCTACCGACCACCGATCATTCAAGAAGTCATCACGCATCACAGACACATCGACCACGGTGTTGAGCGTGCGCGATCACCGACTCCCCCACCTCCAGCTCCTCCAAGTCCACCGCCAGCACCGCCAAAGGAGGAGACCAGAGAAGAAGATCTTGAAATTAGCATATCAAGGAAGGGCACGCGAAACGGCAAGGCCTACGAGGAGGAGATCACCATCGATCGAGAACGCAAAGAGACTGAGACGCCAGGCCGTGAGCTCGAGCGATACCCGGATCGCAAGCGTTCAGTCAGCGTAATCGACCGTCGCAGATCACCTTCTCCGCGAAGACGATACTACGACGACGAGATGGCTGCAGAGGCTGAGTACTACAATCGCAAGCTTGCTTCTCGAGCGTACCCTGGTGAAGCGTACAACGGCGCGACCAAAGACTGGGGTTTGGTAGACATCCCGCCGGGTACTGAGAGAGTACGCATGGATGGCGTTGGTGGCGGTGCTCAAGAGCTGTACTGGGATCGCTATGCTGGCACGAGGAAGGGCCGTTTCATCTCTGGCGACCGCATCTACGAGGACGAGTATGGCTCACCGATCAATGGCCATCGCTCACCACCACCACTTCCACCAGCTGCGCCGCCTGCTCCAGCTCCTCCGCGTGAATCTCGCGAGACGAAGGAAGAAATCAAGATCACTCATACACATACCAACGAGGAGCGTCCGCGCGAGCGAAAGCGTGACAAGATGTGGACGGAAGTCACGAAAGATCTGGTCATCAAAGAAGCCATCGAGGAGATGGGCTACGATTACGAAGAGACTGACGAGCACTTTTACGTGATCGAGTATCTGAAATATGTAAGCCTTCACCAAACCTGAGAGATGGCCAAAGCGTGCTAACAAAGTCATAGGAAGACGTACTTCGACTGGTTGAGATCTCCGAGGAGATCAAAAAAGAGCGTCGAGACCGCATCCTCGAAATCCAGTGGGAGCGCGAGGAGCGCGAACGCCGACCTAAGATGTTGCCAGCGCCACCACCGATTCCCGCCCCACCACGATCGAAGTACGACGAGGTCATCTACGAGCGCGAGTACATATATGACAGAGACGGACGCAGATACCGCCGCTAAGCGTAGTAGCAGCGCGGAACGGGTATTCTACGGATACCAATTGGACAGCAATCAACGACCTGGGACAATCAACAAGGAGTATAGAGACAGGCAGACCAAGCAGGATTACTAAGGCAGCCTACGACTTTACGACCATCATAGCGGCATGCAGCGAGTGAGCGATTAGCGGAGTGAGACAGTAGAGCTTTCTTGGCATATTGTGGGCGCTGCGTGGGCTGACGTTTGAGCGTGTATCTTTTTTTTCCCGGGTGGGTAGAGACTAGGTATACATGAATTGTGTGCTTCAGTCGCCTTTTCGAGGTGTCTCCGTGTTGCTCGCCGAGATTGGCTATAGTAGGTCGATGGGAAGTCATCGCTCTCAAAGGCTTATTTGTTGAAACATCGGACCAACAGAAAGACCTGGCTTGCATAGCATCTCTTCGGAATGCCCTCAGCTTACATCGGAGGATTTATTACAAGCTAATAAATAGTATTGCAGACTACTTTTGAAATTTCGCAACATCAACCACAATCTCGCCTCGATAGATCGGATTGCTATTAGAGCAGACCGACAACCTCACCCTCCACAAAATAAGTCGACAGCATGGAACATCTGAACAACATGACTCAAGTCACATTCCACTGCCAGACATGATATGGATCCGACCTCACCGACATATCCTCCCGGCTCCACATGCTGGAGAATCAGCTTCAGTGCAAGAAAGGGGAGCTCTCGAGCCTGAAGCACGGCATTAAGCTGAAAGAGCGACAGCTGGCTACCCTGCAGAGGCTGCGACGGGAAATCGACCAGATCCAGGATGAGGGAAAGCATATCTTGAGTCATGAAGAGTGTCGCTCGGAGCCATCTGTCAGCGGCAGTCATCTTCGACGCACAACACTCCTCGAACATGTCCATACCTTTGCGCAGCTGGTTGTACTACTCGTTGGGCTGTGGACATGCCGAATCATGGACGCCACGGAGGCCTGGGCCATCGGCGGCTGTGGTAACCTTCTTCACGAGGTTATGCGCTTTGCGCATCTGGATGTCGCGATCACACCCAGCAGCAGCCTTCCTGGAGAGTGAATACCAGTTGACGATGACGAAGCGACGATGGTGTCGCTGAGATCCGTAGGGAATGCGCTATTCGCCCTGATCGTCCCGTTTCTTCCGCATGTCTTAGCTCACGGTGTGATTCAGTTCCTGGACCTGTGGAGACATTTTTGATTCGGTGCAAGGACGATGAAGAGTGGGCGTTTGTGGATGAGGATGAGGTGGAAGGATGAAGAACTTGAGGGCGAGAGGGAGTGTTAGATTGGTGGTGAGGGCGAAATCTTGGGAAGGACATGCTCGACAGTCGTCCTCGACACTGCGTACTGTAAACTCGCCAAAGCAATGATCGACCGGGCCGAGCTGCATGCATATGATAATGCGCGGCAAGCTGATATCCGTCCGGTCATCACGGCTATGGCTGCAGCAAAAGATCTGCCAGTGTGCCAGCATCGTGGACATCATTGCCGGAACCCTCGCTACCTGCCATTAGACTGGGACAGTAGAACACTCGTCCGGACCGAGTATGATAAAAAGGTTGTTACGGGAACGACCTCAACGATCGCCCGGAAGGTTACCGCCGAAGGAACCTACGCATATGTCATGGCCCAGCGCTTGGGTTCATTGTTGCATATGTCAGCATGAGCCTCTGGGCCTGTGACTACATGCAACCTCAATTTAACATCATACGCGCAACACAACTAGGGCGCCTGCAACTATGGGACCAGCTCAGAATGGCGCAGACGGGACAGCCGGCAGAAGTCTCCTGCCTCATTTCATCGATGATCTAGCATCAAAGGATCCCAATCACCCTTTGCAAGGATATCAAAGGGAAACAGAGTTCAGGATGGCTATCGCATATTCACCGTCAAAGTTTTCGCGAATGCCATCAACAAGGCTGCATGGTGGTTCGAGGACAACTTCGGGCCAGCCTCCAAGGGCAAGATGATCGTCACCTACTCGTATGTTGGACCAAGCGACTTGCGCTATCCAACTCTGATCATCGGAGCGGTGAAGGCTGGTCGTCAACTCTTTGGTGCCTAGTCCACGGAATAGCCAGGCGGCTTACGTGAGCTTGATGGAGCAGTATGAGTGCGACACACTTCTGTTGCCAGCCGGCCCGGTCTGGAGAGGACTCCTGAAAGGCGTAATTGCCGAGAAGTCCACGAAGGTCGTTGATGTGCCAGAGATGGACGCCTTCTTGGACATCGAAGATACAAGCCCTTCCCATGGCCCGTAGCTTTTGAACAAGGCCGATTCGCCCCTCTTGTAGCTCTCCACGCATCAGGCACGACGGGCATGCCGAAGAAAGTCGTCATGACACAAAGCAGTTTCACCTGCATTGATGCTACGAAACGACTCGATAATCCGTGTTGGTCCAAGATGTATACGAACGCCACGAACCTCTCGCTCTTTCCATTCTTCCAAGCCGGCGGCTTTCTAACATTGCTGGCGGCCTTGGCCTACCGTGGCGTGGTCGCCCTGCTCCCGCCTGGCCCTCCGCTAAATGCACAGACGGTAGCAGAAGTCGTTCAAGCGGAGGACATTACGACCGCCAACCTAATGCCCGGTGTGGTCGCGGACATAGCCAACGATCCCCGGCTGCTGCCAATTTTCGACAAAATCTCCTACGTAGCGACCGGTGGTGGACCACTGCCCGCCACTGCCGGGGCCCTCGTTGCGAAGAAGGACCAACCTGCTAACCTTGTACGGTAGCACGGAGCTCGGTATGATGCCAGTAGACATCTCAGAGACGAAGGATTGGGAGGACTGGGAACACATGAATTTCGAAGCACAGACCGGAGTCGAGATGCGGCCTTTCGCGGATGATCTGGTCGAAATGTTCGTTGTGCGAAACCCAGAGCTGGAAGAATACCAGGCTGTCTTCAAAATGTTCCCCCATCTGCAGGAGTACCAGCCCAGAGACCTGTTCTCGAAACATCCGACGAAGAGGGGACTTTATAAGTTTGCGGGTCGAAGCGACGACATTGTGGCCTACTCGACAGGCGAGAAGTTTAATCCATCCACGGTTGAGAGCGGTATGAGTGGCCATCCCGATTTGCAGGCGGCGATTGTGATTGGCGATAGAAGGTTTCAGTCAGCATTACTGGTCGAGCCATTCTGGAGAGCATTTGGCCAAGTGTTGAAGCGCTCAACAAGGATTGCCCAGGCTACGCCCAAATCATGCGGAACATGATTTTGGTGACCAAGCCGGATCGCCCGATGCCTAGAGCTGGGAAGGGAACGGTACAAAAGCGTGCCGCCATCAAGTTACACGAAGCCGAGATTGATGCCTTGTACGATGCGGTGGAGCACGTCCAAGCAAGCACTCTTGATGACACCGCTGTCCTCGATGGCGGTGGAAGCAACCTAGAAGACGACTTACTAGCCATCGCTCGTAGCACGGGCGCGTTTGGTGATGATGTGTCATTAGATACGGATCTGTTCGATCTTGGCCTTGATTCGCTTGGTGCGCTGCAGCTTGTACGTGCTGCGCAGAGCTTGTCCGCTCGCTACAACTTAGAGCGTAGCATCGCAGCGGCGGACGTGTACCAACACCGGAATCTACGAGAGATTGCGAAGAGCCTGAAAGGCGAGCAAGGTGATCAGAAACCTGCGGCAGAAGTCATGCAAGAGTTGTACGAAAAGCTCACAGGAGACTTGACGAGCAATGTCCGGCCGATAGGGTACCCGAGACCATCGGAGAAGGTGGTTCTGTTGACGGGATCGACCGGCGGGCTGGGCTCATATCTTCTTCATGAGCTCCTCGAGAATCCAGACGTGGGCGAGATTGTCTGTCTCGGACGATCAGCAGACGCAGAGGCTCGGCAGCGTGCCTCTATGGCCGAGAAAGGCTTGTCCACGGAGTTTGATTCCGGAAAGGTTTCATTCCTACATGCTGATCAGTCGGAGCCTCAATTGGGTCTGGCACCTGAGGTATATCGTGGGCTGCTCGAGAAGGTCACTGACATAATCCACAATGCGTGGCAGGTCAACTTCAACGCTACATTGGCACAGATGGAGCCGCAACTCTACGGTGTCCGTCGGTTCATCGATTTCGCCGCAGAGTCGCGACATGGGGCCTTGATCTTCTTTGTGTCGACCATTGGTGCAGTAGGAGCTCTCAGGAATGCAGAACACGGTGGCGAGGTGATGGAAAACGTGGTAGAAGACTGGAACACCGCTGGGGGCCTGGGATATGGACAGTCCAAGCTTATCGCCGAAAGAATGCTCGAAGCTGCTGCGAAGAGGGCCAGGGTTCCAAGCGCCATTTGTCGCGTGGGACAAGTAGCAGGCCCCACAACCGCCAAAGGTGTGTGGCAGAAGCAAGAAGCACTACCGAGCTTGATCATATCGTCGAAATACTTGGGCTGCTTGCCAGCGTCAATGGGCTCCTTGGGTATAGTGGACTGGATCCCCGTGGACCTCATTGCGCGATCGATGGTAGAGCTGTGCTTCGCTACAAGCCTCTCTGAAGATCGTGCGCTCGTCTACCACACGGTCAACCCGCACAGGGCAACTTGGAAGGACTTTGTGCCCTTCTTGGAGAAGCGACTACAGTTGCGGACAGTGCATTTCGCGTAATGGATGGGCCCGTTTACTACGAGCGAGTGACACGGCAGACGCTGCGTCAAACCCGGCGGTGAAGCTGGGGGACTTTTTCCAGAGTCTTGCGCACCTGAATGCCGATGCAACTGCATTACCCACGCTGAGTTCGGTGGCAGCGCAGGGGGCAAGTCGAACAATGGCCAGTTTAAAGGCTATTGACGATGAGTTGATGGACTTGTGGGTGCGACAGTGGGCGCTGGTGGATTGAAGAGTTACCCATTGCCGGTGTTATGTTGAAGCCAATGTCCCTGGTATCAGCTTAGGGACCAACTCCACAATCAGTTCGCCACAAATGGAAGCTTTATACAACACCTTGAACTGGGGTTTCCAAGACAGGACTGTGATGTCTGAAACTGCAATGTCTTGCAGGTTGTTCACAATTTGTTCACAATCGTAGCCCAGCGCCCCAGCTAGAACGAACCAAAAACTCGCCGTGCAAATGTTCTGTCAGTGTGTTCGATCTGCTGACAAGTTTGCTTTGTCGTCGGGCGTTCCGAGCTCGTCTCCGCTATTGGCGAGCCATGTGATAGCGAAGCTACCAAGTCTGCTTACCGAAACATGTTCACCACCAAAGTCAACAGATTTCGGTGCTAGTAATACTGCTGATCCACTTTAGTGCGATGTGCCTCGTCGCCATGGAATATCTTTCCCACGCAGATTTCATACAATTCTTGTTCATCACGTACCATTCTCACACACATACCACTGACAGACCAACATCAAAATGGCCTCATCACCACCATCAGACACCATGTCCGAGACATGGGACTCCAACGAAGAGTACGGCTCCGACGCATCGTCCAACGTGGGACCCTTACTCGAGTCCGACATCGACGAGAATGAAGTCGTCCTCCACAGGCTAGAGCTCGAGGACCTAAAAGCCAAGATCCTGCAAGCAAAAGACCGACTCAAAGAGGAGATCTCCCATCTCGAGTGGACTAAATCAGAAACTTCGCGTGCAAAAGGCGGTCTTGCGTACTTCACGCGCCAGCTGACGAAGGTCTCGATGGATCTGGGTAGCGTCAGGGCAGAGATCTGGGTAGCGCGGCAAGATTACAGCAAAGCCATGAAGGACCTCGGCCATGTCCGTGGAGAAGTTCAGGAGGAGAAGGACCTGCTTGAATATGTCCGTGCAGAGACTCAAACACGGAGGCAGGAGCTTGGTTACGTGGATGTGCAGGTCAGGCTGGCGAAGAGTGACCTGTTGCGGGCTGCTACTGATTGTCCAAGCTGTTCGGTGGCATTGGTTACCAAGGCGTATGGTAAAGAGGCAGAGAGTGGGCAACAGCATCCTCGATCGACCAGCCAGCTTCAGACGACCACGGTCCAGGACAATGCAGACCGAGCATCCGAGGAGCAACCAGTCAGTACCGCCGGATCGCCCCAGGACAGAACACACGAGCCGATGCAGCTGGTGCCCGAGGCTGAGAGCCCTGCAGACCGGCGTAGATATCAGCACTGGAGAGATCCTGTCGTTCTATTTGCCGGACTGTGTGGGGTGTGGCACATGTATTGTCTCGTCTATGCTGGAAGGTGGGCAGATGGATTCATCGCGGCGCTGCTAATGCTTGGATACGTCGTGGTGTGAGTGCTTGGGACTCCGTGGAATATTGACATCTGGTGGGCAGCGAGTCGTTAGCCGTCTCGGAGGAGTGAAGCTCCTACTTGCCCTCCCCCCAGTTCGCCGCCCTCCCCCTGCTGTTAATCAACATTCATCAATATCGACTATCTTGCACGTCGCCTTTGCGCCTCGAGGAGGGTATATCGGAGGGTATATCGGCGGGGCCCCTGCCCCTGCCTCATGGGGGTCCCCCTCCCACTTGTTGGTCGTTCAGGTGCAATGTAAAGTACATGTAGTAATGAGAAAGCTCCATCAAAGCCCAATCAAAGTGTCGGCAATTGGTTAGGGGCGAGGCGGCGAGCTGAGGGGAGGGGAAGTACGAGGCGCGCAGCAGGAGCAGGAAGTCGCAAACGAATCCCTGCCGGCGTAGCCAGTACTAGAATAGGCAGTGTAGCAGAATGATTAGCTGAGCAAATGCAGATCAATCTCCATATTTGGCGAGTGGACCATTTCACAACTTCTGCACAAGCTTTGGACGATGGACGAATTAATAACCAGGGATTAACACAGTGCCGAGAGTGCACAACGCCACTTCACATGCCCAAGAATTAATAAGAAATTGAGATAGAGGCAAGCGATGAACTCACCTTTTAAGATGGTGCAACTCGCGCGGATCTGTTGCCGCTAGCATCACAACTCAAGTGCACCCAGACTGTCATATCCCAGCTCATACTCGAAAACCTGCACCAAGTCGCATCAGTAAACATGAAGGAAGCCATCGCACACAAAGGACCTAGAGTCTCGCGAGATTGTCGACACCCCCATACCTGAGCCCAAAGCTGGCGAGGTAGTAATCAAGGTCGAAGTCTCTGGGTCAAATGCGAAAGACTGGAAGATTTCCGAATGGTTCGACATCTCCGCAAACCAGGGCGATGATATGGCGGGTACGGTCCACAGCGTCGGTGAAGGTGTCTATGAGTTCCAGAGGGGCGATCGTGTATTCGCCTTTCACACGATGCAGACTCCTGGAGGGAGCTACGCCGAGTATGGTGTGGCACCGGCGCACACGACAGCTCTATTGCCGCCCTCTAGCAGTTTCGAAGAGGGCGCGACTATCCCTCTTGCAGCGTTGACGGCTGTTGTCGGGCTGTATGCCGCAGATCGATTG
It encodes:
- a CDS encoding RNA 3'-terminal phosphate cyclase — protein: MGPIELDGRTLEGGAQLIRIALCLSALTGKAVQIDNIRGNRSGGRGLKAQHLACVKWLSHACNAHVEGAEKGSKTLLFRPDAERTGLSPAFKKNSIYGRSIYQCELDIGTAGSTGQALQAILPFILFTKLPTQDPIQLTVSGGTNVSGSPSFEYIKYVLLPTLQSIGFPPMTIELQKRGRSHGGSSIGSYILEIQPREEMVLPAFSFGLPDTAGSLQPFSHLRAIFLGPTHCHDEFKAYFSWRLKSQKSPWPDDPATEISCEDSQHEKRLYLILIPTIPTPPSPTPSSSTPSTSSTPYTLGADHLYFKKITNHSRAIREMVDRVTAELQSRWEGGTKVDENMRDQLVQL
- a CDS encoding Non-canonical non-ribosomal peptide synthetase FUB8 is translated as MPVDISETKDWEDWEHMNFEAQTGVEMRPFADDLVEMFVVRNPELEEYQAVFKMFPHLQEYQPRDLFSKHPTKRGLYKFAGRSDDIVAYSTGEKFNPSTVESVSITGRAILESIWPSVEALNKDCPGYAQIMRNMILVTKPDRPMPRAGKGTVQKRAAIKLHEAEIDALYDAVEHVQASTLDDTAVLDGGGSNLEDDLLAIARSTGAFGDDVSLDTDLFDLGLDSLGALQLVRAAQSLSARYNLERSIAAADVYQHRNLREIAKSLKGEQGDQKPAAEVMQELYEKLTGDLTSNVRPIGYPRPSEKVVLLTGSTGGLGSYLLHELLENPDVGEIVCLGRSADAEARQRASMAEKGLSTEFDSGKVSFLHADQSEPQLGLAPEVYRGLLEKVTDIIHNAWQVNFNATLAQMEPQLYGVRRFIDFAAESRHGALIFFVSTIGAVGALRNAEHGGEVMENVVEDWNTAGGLGYGQSKLIAERMLEAAAKRARVPSAICRVGQVAGPTTAKGVWQKQEALPSLIISSKYLGCLPASMGSLGIVDWIPVDLIARSMVELCFATSLSEDRALVYHTVNPHRATWKDFVPFLEKRLQLRTVHFA